One window of Mycolicibacterium rufum genomic DNA carries:
- a CDS encoding thermonuclease family protein, which translates to MAAILAAAGLMVTACSASLGPIAVSRADDPDLTATVLRVVDGDTVDVVDDSRGRLRIRLIGVDSPEVHKPGYGIGCWGPEASEFARSALTGQRVVIVTDPSQDTHDRYGRTLAYVERAGGWDFSVEAARAGAAKSYVYGRRPATLTPQIQAAEAEAQRAQRGLWGPPCYGHTDATPVK; encoded by the coding sequence GTGGCCGCCATCCTTGCTGCGGCCGGGCTGATGGTCACCGCCTGCTCGGCCTCCCTCGGTCCGATTGCGGTAAGCCGTGCCGACGACCCTGACCTGACTGCCACTGTTCTGCGGGTGGTCGACGGTGATACGGTCGACGTGGTCGATGATTCCCGAGGTCGATTGCGTATCAGGCTAATTGGAGTCGACAGCCCCGAGGTGCACAAGCCCGGCTACGGTATCGGCTGTTGGGGTCCCGAGGCAAGCGAGTTCGCCCGTTCCGCACTCACCGGCCAGCGCGTCGTGATCGTCACCGATCCCAGCCAGGACACCCACGACCGCTACGGAAGGACGCTGGCTTACGTGGAAAGGGCGGGAGGCTGGGACTTCTCGGTCGAGGCGGCCCGAGCGGGTGCGGCAAAGTCTTACGTTTACGGCCGGCGCCCAGCCACTCTGACACCGCAGATCCAGGCCGCGGAGGCCGAAGCGCAACGAGCGCAGCGCGGCCTCTGGGGACCGCCCTGCTACGGCCACACCGATGCAACGCCCGTGAAGTAG